The following are from one region of the Pseudazoarcus pumilus genome:
- a CDS encoding response regulator transcription factor has translation MRILLAEDDPVISDGLARALRRGGYAVDPVVTGVEADTALATQPYDLLILDLGLPRLPGIEVLKRLRMRKSTLPVLILTAQDGVEDRVRGLDAGADDYLTKPFELPELEARVRALTRRGTGQPRRIGFGRLEYDQADRVVRIDGEMVEFSAREIGLLEVFILKAGRLVSKEQLVDHLCGWGEEVSNNAIEVYVHRLRKKLEDSDLRIVTVRGLGYCLEQRDEAAASKT, from the coding sequence ATGCGCATCCTCCTTGCCGAAGACGACCCGGTGATTTCCGACGGGCTGGCGCGCGCGCTGCGCCGCGGGGGCTACGCCGTCGATCCCGTCGTCACCGGCGTCGAGGCCGATACCGCGCTGGCGACCCAGCCCTACGACCTGCTGATCCTCGACCTGGGCCTGCCGCGCCTGCCCGGCATCGAGGTGCTGAAACGGCTGCGCATGCGCAAGTCGACGCTGCCGGTGCTGATCCTGACCGCGCAGGACGGCGTCGAGGACCGCGTACGCGGGCTCGATGCGGGTGCCGACGATTATCTGACCAAGCCCTTCGAACTGCCCGAGCTCGAGGCGCGCGTGCGCGCGCTCACGCGGCGCGGCACCGGTCAGCCCCGGCGCATCGGCTTCGGCCGCCTCGAATACGACCAGGCCGACCGCGTCGTGCGCATCGACGGCGAGATGGTGGAGTTCTCGGCGCGCGAGATCGGCCTGCTCGAGGTCTTCATCCTCAAGGCCGGTCGTCTGGTGAGCAAGGAGCAACTCGTCGACCACCTGTGCGGCTGGGGCGAGGAGGTGTCGAACAATGCCATCGAGGTCTATGTGCACCGCCTGCGCAAGAAGCTCGAGGACAGCGATCTGCGCATCGTGACCGTGCGCGGTCTCGGCTACTGCCTGGAGCAGCGTGATGAGGCTGCGGCGTCGAAGACCTGA
- a CDS encoding sensor histidine kinase, with protein sequence MRLRRRRPDSRATPSDRPQPPNSLFGEILDWLLAPLLVLWPISIIFTHSVADNIANQPYDLVLADNARALSRLVQVIDGVVWVDFPASPRVMFRSDRDDVFYYQVAEAGGALASGDPELPQVAPPPVVTPETVLFRDEFVHGEQVRVAYTFVPPSRENEPLVIVQVAETLNKRSTLASRVVTEVLFPQFAIIPLAVLLVWVGLSRGIAPLNRLQTRISSRRPTDLSPIEPASVPDEARPLIVSFNDMMARLEQNLQAQQRFIADAAHQMRTPLTGLRTQTELARDETDPEQLRRSLAHIADSAERATHLINQLLLLARAEAISERVYTVEAVDLDAAVREVAGELFPRALAKSLDFGVEGEPRPAVVQGNGLLLRELIKNLLDNAIKYTPRGGSVTARVRESGAGVLLEVEDDGIGIPEADRARVFERFYRVLESGEDGSGLGLPIVREIAELHGATITLDAGPRGSGTLARVHFGTRAALRSPSPPPAARSRANRV encoded by the coding sequence ATGAGGCTGCGGCGTCGAAGACCTGATTCGCGGGCCACGCCGAGCGACCGTCCGCAGCCGCCCAATTCGCTGTTCGGCGAGATCCTCGACTGGCTGCTTGCGCCGCTGCTGGTGCTGTGGCCGATCTCCATCATCTTCACGCATAGTGTCGCCGACAACATCGCCAACCAGCCGTACGACCTGGTGCTGGCCGACAACGCGCGCGCTCTCTCGCGTCTGGTGCAGGTCATCGACGGCGTCGTGTGGGTCGATTTTCCGGCCTCGCCGCGCGTCATGTTCCGCTCCGACCGCGACGATGTTTTCTACTACCAGGTCGCCGAGGCCGGCGGGGCGCTGGCCAGCGGCGATCCGGAACTGCCGCAGGTCGCGCCGCCGCCCGTGGTCACGCCCGAGACGGTGCTGTTTCGCGACGAGTTCGTGCACGGCGAGCAGGTGCGCGTGGCCTACACCTTCGTGCCGCCCTCGCGCGAGAACGAGCCGCTGGTCATCGTGCAGGTGGCCGAGACCCTCAACAAGCGCAGCACGCTGGCCTCGCGCGTGGTCACCGAGGTGCTTTTTCCCCAGTTCGCGATCATTCCGCTGGCGGTACTGCTCGTGTGGGTCGGGCTGTCGCGCGGTATCGCGCCGCTCAACCGCCTGCAGACGCGCATCTCCAGCCGTCGCCCGACCGACCTGTCGCCGATCGAGCCGGCCAGCGTGCCCGACGAGGCGCGCCCGCTGATCGTATCCTTCAACGACATGATGGCGCGCCTCGAGCAGAACCTGCAGGCCCAGCAGCGCTTCATCGCCGACGCAGCCCACCAGATGCGCACGCCGCTGACCGGTCTGCGCACGCAGACCGAACTGGCCCGCGACGAGACCGATCCCGAGCAGTTGCGTCGCTCGCTCGCGCATATCGCCGACAGCGCCGAACGTGCCACCCACCTCATCAACCAGTTGCTGCTGCTCGCACGCGCCGAGGCGATCTCGGAGCGTGTGTACACCGTCGAGGCGGTTGATCTGGACGCGGCCGTGCGCGAGGTCGCCGGCGAACTGTTCCCGCGAGCGCTGGCCAAGAGTCTGGACTTCGGCGTCGAGGGCGAGCCGCGCCCGGCCGTCGTGCAGGGCAATGGCCTGCTGCTGCGCGAACTGATCAAGAACCTGCTCGACAACGCCATCAAGTACACGCCGCGCGGGGGGAGCGTCACGGCGCGCGTGCGCGAGTCCGGCGCCGGCGTGCTGCTGGAAGTCGAGGACGACGGCATCGGCATCCCCGAAGCCGACCGCGCACGCGTGTTCGAGCGCTTCTACCGTGTGCTCGAAAGCGGCGAGGACGGCTCCGGGCTGGGGTTGCCGATCGTGCGCGAGATCGCCGAGCTGCATGGCGCGACGATCACCCTGGACGCCGGTCCCAGGGGCTCGGGTACGCTCGCGCGGGTGCACTTCGGCACCCGCGCTGCACTGCGCAGCCCGTCACCACCACCGGCAGCGCGTTCGCGCGCGAACCGCGTTTGA
- a CDS encoding site-specific integrase produces MAKPYRDGKGWAFRLRMRGKDVYRAGFKSEAQARRAMEVVRHELEHGPGQSGMGPQRTPLGVAFMDYARERLPFLKGARQDAQRINQYLRALSLPVIELTPVDSVKAGERIYWEVTFAEEPNRVIPASLNEHRGRQQTSSSDSDKARKRLATMMVSDVTTHHIQQLINALVAEGKKSATVHLERSELRRLFAHAANCWRWRFWGGNPAGKGLHMPSVDPGRDRVVSNEEWERLSVELAKYPNPYVAPLACLMLETAMRSCEPLVHLRWGHIQWQQRQLELPDAKAGRRLVPLGPGALHILKQLKDHAANPPQLADRVFPTTYEAVKKGWSVARAAAGVEDVGLHDLRHTSATRFALEFKGNLPVLMVITGHKTAQMAMRYVNIKATEVATMMHGEELSVEHCAAGYKRGVTAAFDAALERRAKEALEKQAKKRRVPVAEDVAPDSLFDARKRVAAVPSAVTARSNVVRVDFGRRAA; encoded by the coding sequence ATGGCTAAACCCTATCGCGACGGCAAGGGCTGGGCGTTTCGTCTGCGCATGCGCGGCAAAGACGTGTATCGCGCGGGTTTCAAGTCCGAAGCGCAGGCGCGGCGCGCGATGGAAGTCGTGCGTCACGAGCTTGAGCATGGCCCCGGACAGTCTGGGATGGGGCCTCAGCGCACGCCGCTTGGCGTCGCGTTCATGGACTACGCCCGCGAGCGACTGCCTTTCCTGAAAGGTGCCAGGCAGGATGCGCAGCGCATCAATCAGTACCTGCGCGCGCTCAGTCTGCCTGTCATCGAGCTTACGCCGGTCGACTCGGTGAAAGCGGGCGAGCGGATCTACTGGGAAGTGACCTTCGCGGAGGAGCCCAACCGTGTGATCCCCGCGTCGCTCAACGAGCACCGTGGGCGCCAGCAGACTTCGAGCAGCGATAGCGACAAAGCGCGTAAACGCCTCGCTACGATGATGGTGTCGGATGTGACCACGCACCACATCCAACAGCTTATTAACGCGCTCGTTGCCGAGGGAAAGAAGTCGGCTACGGTGCATCTTGAGCGCTCGGAGTTGCGGCGCCTCTTTGCGCATGCTGCCAACTGCTGGAGGTGGCGGTTCTGGGGAGGTAACCCGGCTGGCAAAGGGCTCCACATGCCTTCCGTCGACCCGGGCCGCGACCGGGTCGTGAGCAACGAAGAGTGGGAAAGGCTCTCCGTTGAACTGGCGAAGTACCCCAATCCCTACGTTGCTCCGCTTGCCTGCTTGATGCTTGAGACCGCCATGCGATCTTGCGAGCCGCTCGTCCACCTGCGGTGGGGGCATATCCAGTGGCAGCAGCGTCAGCTTGAGCTGCCCGACGCAAAAGCAGGCCGGCGGCTGGTTCCGCTCGGGCCCGGTGCGTTGCACATCCTCAAACAGCTCAAAGACCACGCAGCGAATCCGCCGCAGCTTGCGGACAGGGTGTTCCCCACGACGTACGAAGCGGTCAAGAAAGGCTGGTCCGTTGCTCGAGCCGCGGCAGGAGTCGAAGACGTCGGGCTGCATGACCTGCGTCACACCTCGGCTACCCGATTTGCGCTCGAGTTCAAAGGGAATCTGCCTGTTCTCATGGTCATCACGGGGCATAAGACGGCCCAAATGGCGATGCGCTACGTGAATATCAAAGCAACCGAGGTCGCGACCATGATGCATGGCGAAGAACTGAGTGTTGAGCATTGCGCGGCAGGCTACAAGAGAGGCGTTACTGCGGCATTTGATGCTGCTCTTGAGAGGAGGGCGAAGGAGGCACTCGAGAAGCAAGCCAAGAAGCGGCGTGTTCCCGTCGCCGAAGATGTGGCGCCGGATAGCCTGTTTGATGCTCGCAAGCGTGTTGCTGCAGTGCCCTCGGCGGTTACTGCCCGCAGCAACGTTGTCCGGGTTGATTTCGGGAGGAGGGCTGCATGA
- a CDS encoding helix-turn-helix domain-containing protein, protein MKHPTRSADLAPPDGLFALKMAIIISLKSIKAKIVFMKKVESKLLNDKQLAQTRELGESLHRLRIARRIKQSEAAVRAGMSRPTVRKIEQGDPGRTLGQLIRYLGVIAPGMTLQQLLQGKDPSVIFLEESERRRRVRDLTEAEKAALDF, encoded by the coding sequence TTGAAACACCCAACCAGATCAGCAGATCTTGCACCGCCCGATGGGCTTTTTGCGCTTAAAATGGCAATAATCATTTCCCTTAAATCGATAAAGGCAAAGATTGTTTTCATGAAAAAAGTCGAGTCAAAACTCCTCAACGATAAGCAGCTTGCGCAAACCCGCGAGCTTGGAGAGAGCCTTCACCGCTTGCGCATCGCACGCCGCATCAAGCAGTCCGAAGCTGCCGTGCGTGCGGGGATGTCACGACCGACTGTCCGCAAGATCGAACAGGGAGATCCAGGAAGAACGCTTGGGCAGCTGATTAGATATCTCGGGGTGATCGCTCCAGGCATGACGCTGCAGCAGCTGCTTCAAGGCAAAGATCCTTCCGTCATTTTTTTAGAAGAGTCCGAGCGTCGTCGCCGAGTACGAGATCTGACCGAGGCTGAAAAAGCCGCGCTCGACTTCTGA
- a CDS encoding class I SAM-dependent DNA methyltransferase, with translation MAKAAGNDNGGNLGFEADLFKTADKLRGNMEPSDYKHVALGLIFLKYISDAFEARHAALLAEDAQAAEDKDEYLADNVFWVPKEARWSHLKANAKRPEIGTLIDDAMRAIEKDNESLKGVLPKDYARPALNKVMLGELIDLISGIAMNENGDKSKDILGRVYEYFLSQFAGAEGKRGGEFYTPRSVVQVLVQMLEPYQGRVYDPCCGSGGMFVQSEKFVLEHGGRIGDIAIYGQESNYTTWRLAKMNLAVRGIDSDIRWNNEGSFHKDELRDLRFDHILANPPFNISDWGGDRLREDSRWQFGVPPVGNANYAWLQHIYWHLAPFGAAGVVLANGSMSSNQSGEGEIRKAMVEADAVDCMVALPGQLFYSTQIPACLWFLARDKSNGKRGKETLRDRRGEVLFIDARNMGKLVDRTRRELSEADIQKIADTYHAWRGEKAAGNYEDIPGFCKSAGLEEIRKHGHVLTPGRYVGAEETEEDGEAFGDKMHRLSAQWREQQQEAARLDAAIEASLRELGYGR, from the coding sequence ATGGCGAAAGCAGCTGGAAATGACAACGGTGGCAACCTCGGCTTCGAAGCCGATCTGTTCAAGACGGCAGACAAGCTGCGGGGCAACATGGAGCCCAGCGACTACAAACACGTCGCGCTGGGGCTGATCTTCCTGAAGTACATCTCGGATGCGTTCGAGGCCCGGCACGCAGCCCTGCTGGCTGAAGACGCGCAGGCGGCCGAGGACAAGGATGAGTATCTGGCCGACAACGTGTTCTGGGTGCCCAAGGAGGCGCGCTGGTCGCACCTCAAAGCCAACGCCAAGCGCCCTGAGATCGGCACGCTCATCGACGACGCCATGCGCGCCATTGAGAAGGACAACGAATCCCTCAAAGGGGTGCTGCCCAAGGACTACGCCCGTCCGGCGCTCAACAAGGTGATGCTCGGTGAGCTGATCGACCTGATCTCGGGCATCGCGATGAACGAGAACGGCGACAAGTCCAAGGACATCCTCGGGCGCGTCTATGAGTACTTCCTCAGCCAGTTCGCGGGGGCTGAAGGCAAGCGAGGCGGCGAGTTCTACACCCCGCGTTCGGTGGTGCAGGTGCTGGTGCAGATGCTTGAACCCTACCAGGGCCGCGTTTATGACCCCTGTTGCGGTTCTGGCGGCATGTTCGTGCAGTCCGAGAAGTTTGTGCTCGAACACGGCGGGCGCATCGGTGACATCGCGATCTACGGCCAGGAAAGCAACTACACCACCTGGCGTCTGGCAAAGATGAACCTGGCCGTGCGCGGCATCGATTCCGATATCCGCTGGAACAACGAAGGCAGCTTCCACAAGGACGAGCTGCGCGACCTGCGCTTCGACCACATCCTCGCCAACCCGCCCTTCAACATCTCCGACTGGGGCGGCGACCGCCTGCGTGAAGACTCGCGCTGGCAGTTTGGCGTGCCGCCCGTGGGCAACGCCAACTACGCCTGGCTGCAGCACATTTACTGGCACCTGGCCCCGTTTGGCGCCGCCGGCGTCGTTCTAGCCAACGGCTCCATGAGCTCCAATCAGAGCGGCGAGGGCGAGATCCGCAAGGCAATGGTCGAAGCCGACGCCGTCGACTGCATGGTGGCCCTGCCCGGCCAGCTGTTCTACTCCACCCAGATCCCCGCCTGCCTGTGGTTTCTCGCCCGCGACAAGTCCAACGGCAAGCGCGGCAAAGAGACGCTGCGTGATCGGCGTGGTGAAGTGCTGTTCATCGATGCCCGCAACATGGGCAAGCTGGTGGATCGCACCCGGCGTGAGCTCAGTGAAGCCGACATCCAGAAGATCGCTGACACCTACCATGCTTGGCGCGGTGAGAAGGCGGCTGGCAACTACGAGGACATCCCCGGCTTTTGCAAGAGCGCAGGGCTGGAAGAGATTCGCAAGCACGGGCATGTGCTGACCCCTGGCCGCTACGTTGGTGCGGAGGAAACAGAGGAGGATGGCGAGGCTTTTGGAGACAAGATGCACCGGCTCAGTGCTCAGTGGCGCGAGCAGCAGCAAGAGGCGGCAAGGCTGGACGCAGCGATTGAGGCCAGCCTGAGGGAGCTTGGGTATGGCCGCTAG
- a CDS encoding restriction endonuclease subunit S translates to MAASLPTGTTLARGLPALEQIYWPLVAARDLFQLRYGKALVETSRRPGSVPVYGTNGRCGTHDSALFKGPGVVLGRKGQGPLGVEWSADDYWVIDTAYSLLPLRADIDLRHGYFLIKYVGLNHLKDGTSNPTLSRDSFGAQAFPLPPLEQQRAIAHILGTLDDKIELNRRRNETLEAMARALLKDWFVDFGPVRAKMEGREPYLPADLWELFPGRFDDEGKPEGWDMRPLDEIANFLNGLALQKFPAADPDQSLPVIKIAELRSGISRKSDRASRDVPEKYVIRDGDFLFSWSGSLMAKFWTEGEGALNQHLFKVTSDRYPMWFVSHWVYQHLAAFQAIAASKATTMGHIQRGHLKAAMTVCPPGDALERMGVMVEPLVDQAIRNELESRSLAQIRDTLLPKLISGELRIKDAEKFIEEPAL, encoded by the coding sequence ATGGCCGCTAGTTTGCCCACAGGCACAACTTTGGCGCGAGGTCTCCCTGCGCTTGAGCAGATCTACTGGCCGCTAGTTGCCGCTCGAGACCTGTTCCAGCTTAGGTACGGGAAAGCGTTAGTAGAAACAAGCCGACGCCCTGGCTCCGTCCCTGTCTATGGAACAAATGGTCGTTGCGGTACGCATGATTCAGCACTATTCAAAGGGCCCGGAGTGGTGCTCGGAAGAAAAGGTCAAGGGCCTTTAGGGGTCGAGTGGTCCGCTGATGACTACTGGGTAATTGATACTGCCTACTCCCTGCTTCCGCTAAGGGCAGACATCGATCTCCGGCATGGCTACTTCTTAATCAAATATGTCGGTTTAAATCATCTAAAAGACGGGACCTCGAACCCTACCCTGAGCAGGGATTCTTTTGGTGCACAAGCGTTTCCTTTGCCGCCATTAGAACAGCAGCGCGCCATCGCCCACATCCTCGGTACGCTGGACGACAAGATCGAACTCAACCGGCGCCGCAACGAGACGCTAGAGGCCATGGCCCGCGCCCTGCTCAAGGACTGGTTCGTCGACTTCGGTCCCGTTCGCGCCAAGATGGAAGGGCGAGAACCCTACTTGCCGGCCGATCTGTGGGAGCTTTTTCCGGGGCGGTTCGATGATGAAGGGAAGCCTGAGGGTTGGGATATGCGACCCCTAGATGAGATCGCAAACTTTCTCAACGGCCTTGCGTTGCAGAAGTTCCCAGCAGCAGACCCTGACCAAAGCCTCCCGGTGATCAAGATTGCCGAACTCCGCTCTGGAATAAGCCGTAAGAGTGATCGGGCGTCTAGAGATGTGCCAGAGAAGTACGTGATCAGGGACGGTGATTTCCTATTCTCTTGGTCTGGTAGTCTGATGGCTAAATTTTGGACCGAAGGCGAAGGGGCACTGAATCAACACCTGTTCAAGGTTACTTCTGACCGCTACCCCATGTGGTTCGTAAGTCACTGGGTGTATCAGCACCTGGCAGCATTTCAAGCTATTGCTGCATCTAAAGCCACGACGATGGGTCATATCCAGCGGGGTCATCTCAAGGCCGCGATGACAGTTTGCCCTCCAGGTGATGCGCTGGAGAGGATGGGAGTGATGGTGGAGCCGCTGGTCGACCAAGCGATACGCAACGAACTTGAATCTCGGAGCCTCGCTCAGATCCGCGACACCCTCCTTCCCAAGCTGATCTCCGGCGAGCTGCGCATCAAGGATGCTGAGAAGTTCATTGAGGAGCCCGCCCTGTGA
- a CDS encoding GmrSD restriction endonuclease domain-containing protein, with the protein MKTCFKRVDYDLSNLLHYLDIGDIGLPDIQRPFVWSNAKVRDLFDSMYRGFPVGYFLFWENAQTNGAKQIGVGDKVHSAPSRLIVDGQQRLTSLYAVFRGKRVLDEDYRERKIEIAFCPRTGAFEVADAAIRRDPEWIPNISELWASGNSSFKMVKGFLKTLTAKVELSEEEEELISHNLDRLFDLQKYPFTALEIAATVDEEQVADIFVRINSEGVKLNQADFILTLLSVFWDAGRAELEQFCRNSRQPPALGSPPSPFNHFIEPDPDQMLRVSVALGFSRGRLKSVYQVLRGKDLDNGEFSADRRDAQFEVLRQAQAKVLDLTCWHQFLSALVGAGYRSGEMISSQNALLYAYAIYLIGRTQCKVPEHQLQKVIGRWFFFASLTGRYTSSPESVMDGDLNRLRGVSDAAQFMAILDELMSSQLTGDFWTTTLPAALNSSSARNPELFAYVAAQNRLNAPVLFSHKKVSDLLDPSLKTKKKALERHHLFPRAWLQGEGQEDLKVINQMANYALLEWPDNIDISDDPPAVYVPQIRPRFSENEWARMHELHALPDSWECMAYDDFLVARRKLMADIVRRGFETLR; encoded by the coding sequence ATGAAGACCTGTTTCAAGCGAGTGGACTACGACTTGTCCAACCTGCTGCACTACCTCGACATCGGCGACATCGGCCTACCCGACATCCAGCGTCCCTTTGTTTGGTCCAATGCCAAGGTGCGCGACCTGTTCGATTCCATGTATCGGGGGTTTCCGGTTGGTTACTTCCTGTTTTGGGAGAACGCCCAGACCAACGGCGCCAAGCAGATTGGTGTGGGGGACAAGGTGCATAGCGCTCCGTCGCGCCTCATCGTGGATGGTCAGCAGCGGCTCACCTCGCTGTATGCAGTGTTTCGGGGCAAGCGGGTGCTGGACGAGGACTACCGGGAGCGCAAGATCGAGATTGCCTTCTGCCCGCGTACCGGGGCCTTCGAGGTGGCAGACGCGGCCATCCGGCGCGACCCTGAGTGGATTCCGAACATTTCCGAGCTGTGGGCTTCGGGTAACTCAAGCTTCAAGATGGTCAAGGGATTTCTCAAGACCTTGACTGCCAAGGTCGAGCTGAGCGAGGAAGAAGAAGAGCTGATCAGTCACAACCTCGACCGTCTCTTCGATCTGCAAAAGTACCCTTTCACGGCGCTGGAGATCGCGGCCACAGTGGACGAAGAGCAGGTGGCCGACATTTTCGTGCGCATCAACAGCGAGGGAGTAAAACTCAATCAAGCCGACTTCATCCTGACCCTGCTGTCGGTGTTCTGGGATGCAGGCCGTGCCGAGTTGGAGCAGTTCTGCCGCAACTCGCGACAGCCGCCCGCACTTGGTAGTCCGCCTTCGCCGTTCAATCACTTCATCGAGCCCGATCCGGACCAGATGCTGCGCGTCTCGGTTGCGTTGGGGTTCTCACGCGGACGACTGAAAAGCGTCTACCAAGTGTTGCGCGGGAAGGATCTGGACAATGGTGAGTTTTCAGCAGACCGGAGGGATGCTCAGTTCGAGGTGTTGCGCCAGGCCCAGGCCAAGGTGCTGGACCTCACCTGCTGGCATCAGTTTCTGAGTGCGCTTGTGGGCGCTGGCTATCGCAGCGGGGAAATGATCTCGTCGCAGAACGCACTGCTGTATGCCTACGCGATTTATCTGATTGGCCGGACTCAGTGCAAGGTGCCGGAGCATCAGCTGCAAAAGGTAATCGGGCGTTGGTTCTTCTTTGCGAGCCTGACCGGGCGCTATACCAGTTCGCCCGAGTCGGTCATGGACGGAGACCTGAATCGTCTGCGGGGTGTTAGCGACGCAGCCCAGTTTATGGCGATCCTGGATGAATTGATGTCCAGCCAGCTCACCGGTGACTTCTGGACCACAACCCTGCCGGCAGCGCTAAACAGCTCATCTGCCCGAAACCCGGAATTGTTCGCTTACGTCGCGGCGCAGAACCGTCTGAACGCACCAGTGTTGTTCTCTCACAAGAAGGTGAGCGATCTGCTGGACCCCTCCCTCAAGACCAAGAAGAAAGCGCTGGAGCGCCACCACCTGTTCCCGCGGGCATGGTTGCAGGGGGAAGGGCAGGAAGACCTGAAAGTCATCAACCAGATGGCCAACTATGCGCTGCTCGAATGGCCCGACAACATCGACATCAGCGATGATCCGCCCGCGGTCTACGTACCTCAGATCCGCCCTCGCTTCAGCGAGAACGAGTGGGCGCGCATGCATGAGTTGCATGCTCTTCCAGACAGTTGGGAGTGCATGGCGTATGACGATTTTCTGGTCGCGCGACGCAAGCTCATGGCTGACATCGTCCGGCGCGGCTTTGAAACGTTGAGGTAG